Proteins encoded within one genomic window of Clupea harengus chromosome 10, Ch_v2.0.2, whole genome shotgun sequence:
- the LOC105898301 gene encoding cold-inducible RNA-binding protein-like gives MSEEGKLFVGGLSFDTTEQSLEEAFSKYGAISNVYVARHRETQDPRGFGFVTFENPEDAKDASAGMNGQSLDGRTIRVDKATKPGGGGGGGYRGGGGYGGGGGGYGGGGGYGGGGGGGYGRGGGDRSYSRGGGGGYSSGGGGGYSRDRDQSGGYGDRY, from the coding sequence ATGTCTGAAGAGGGAAAATTGTTCGTCGGTGGGCTCAGCTTCGACACAACGGAGCAGTCCCTTGAAGAAGCATTCTCTAAGTATGGGGCCATCTCAAACGTTTACGTTGCCAGACACCGGGAAACCCAGGACCCGCGTGGTTTTGGTTTTGTCACATTCGAGAACCCGGAAGACGCGAAAGACGCATCGGCGGGAATGAATGGACAGTCTTTGGACGGCAGAACGATCCGCGTGGACAAGGCCACAAAGCCcggtggcggtggcggaggTGGTTACCGCGGTGGCGGAGGATATGGAGGCGGCGGTGGAGGATACGGAGGCGGCGGTGGATAtggaggaggcggcggcggcggttacgGCAGAGGTGGTGGTGACCGTAGCTACAGCAGAGGTGGCGGGGGTGGCTACTCTTCAGGTGGAGGCGGAGGCTACAGTCGGGACCGGGACCAGTCTGGCGGATATGGTGACCGGTACTAG